The bacterium nucleotide sequence ACTTCGTGGTGGGCGCCAACATCGCCGGGTTCATCAAGGTGGCCCGCGCGATGATCGCACACGGCCTGGTGTAGACGGGCCGTTCGGAATCACGTCGGTTCCGGCGGTGGGAGGATCCCCCCTCCCACCGCCGGGCTTTCCCCGCCCACCCTTCCCGCCTCGCCTCCGGCGGATTCGCGTTCCATCCCTCTCCCCGACGGGTATCGGGTATAATGGCATCAGACGACTGCCGACCCATGGAGCCTCCCACCATGAAGCAAGTCGACCTGGTCCTTCTCCATCCTCCGAGCGTCTACGACTTCCGCGAACTCCCCATATTTCATGGTCCGATCAGCGATGTCATCCCCTCCTCTTCCATCTTCGAGAATTACCCGATCGGATTCCTGACGTTGTCGGAATATCTCTGCAGGCAGGGAATCACCGTCCGGATCGTCAACATCGCATTGAAGATGCTCGAGGATTTCTCGTTCGACCCGGAGAGTTTCATCGCGAAGCTTCATCCGGCCGCCTTCGGCATCGACCTCCATTGGCTTCCCCACGTGGACGGCAGCCTTCGCCTGGCGGAGGTGGTCAAGCGGCTCCATCCCGGCACCCCGGTGATCTTCGGCGGCCTCTCCGCGACATACTTCCACCGGGAGATCCTGCGCGACCATCCCTCGGTCGATTTCATCCTCCGCGGCGATTCGACCGAAGAGCCCCTGCGCCTGCTCATGGAGGCCGTCAAGAACGGCGGGGAGTACGGGACGGTGCCGAACCTCGCCTGGCGGAACGGACAGGGGGAGGTCATGGTGAACCCGATCACCAACCGCCCCCCCGGCCTCGACTACGTGCACTTCGATTACTCGCATCCGATCAAGATGACCATGAAATACCACGACCCGTCGGGGTACCTCCCGTTCCGGAACTGGCTGTCGAACCCGGTCATGGCCGTTTTCTCCTGCCGGGGGTGCGTGCACGATTGCGTTTCGTGCGGGGGGTCGGCGTCGGCGTTCACCAAGCTGTGCGAGCGGGAGCGTCCGGTCTTCCGCTCCCCGGAACTCCTTGCGAAGGACGTCAGGAACATATCGCGGTATACCGGGGCGCCGATCATGGTCATCGGCGACCTCCTCCAGGGCGGGAACGGGTATGCCG carries:
- a CDS encoding TIGR04190 family B12-binding domain/radical SAM domain protein; amino-acid sequence: MKQVDLVLLHPPSVYDFRELPIFHGPISDVIPSSSIFENYPIGFLTLSEYLCRQGITVRIVNIALKMLEDFSFDPESFIAKLHPAAFGIDLHWLPHVDGSLRLAEVVKRLHPGTPVIFGGLSATYFHREILRDHPSVDFILRGDSTEEPLRLLMEAVKNGGEYGTVPNLAWRNGQGEVMVNPITNRPPGLDYVHFDYSHPIKMTMKYHDPSGYLPFRNWLSNPVMAVFSCRGCVHDCVSCGGSASAFTKLCERERPVFRSPELLAKDVRNISRYTGAPIMVIGDLLQGGNGYAETFLQAIRKYRIRNELAIEFFHPPSPDFVRRMADSLINFNVEISPESHNPRVRKAFGKSYGNAELEASIEALVGSACRRLDLFFMVGLPLQDYPSVMESVDYCGELLRKYGGTKKLLPMIAPLAPFVDPGSRLFEESERYGYRLFYKTLAEHRQAMLMPTWKQRLNYETKWMTRDEIVRATYDGALKLIELKAEHGVIGREEAGEIRRHIRMAKELIRRMEDAPVHDDALKMEIFRLNRLDFLCGKHELRWPMNGWKLNLKNLFRLLFG